A section of the Felis catus isolate Fca126 chromosome B2, F.catus_Fca126_mat1.0, whole genome shotgun sequence genome encodes:
- the LOC109499911 gene encoding 40S ribosomal protein S12-like has translation MDVNTALQEVLKTTLIHGGLARGIREVAKALDTHQARLCLLASNWDEPLSVCQVGGEALCAEHQINLIKVDDDGKLGEWVGLCKINREGKSYKVVGCSCVVVKTICGRESQAKDVIEEYFKCKN, from the coding sequence ATGGACGTTAATACTGCTTTACAAGAGGTGCTGAAGACCACCCTCATCCACGGTGGCCTAGCACGTGGAATTCGTGAAGTTGCCAAAGCCTTAGACACGCATCAAGCCCGTCTTTGTCTGCTTGCATCCAACTGGGATGAGCCTCTCTCTGTATGTCAAGTTGGTGGGGAGGCCCTTTGTGCTGAACACCAAATCAACCTCATTAAGGTTGATGACGACGGGAAACTGGGGGAATGGGTCGGCCTCTGTAAAATTAACAGGGAGGGAAAATCCTATAAAGTGGTTGGTTGCAGTTGTGTAGTGGTTAAGACTATCTGTGGCAGAGAGTCTCAGGCCAAGGATGTCATTGAGGAATACTTCAAATGCAAgaattga